A genomic segment from Necator americanus strain Aroian chromosome III, whole genome shotgun sequence encodes:
- a CDS encoding hypothetical protein (NECATOR_CHRIII.G12841.T2), whose protein sequence is MTLPVFAKKVKKLASFQLFNLKLLLNGESSRGFNKFKKHYKLKGELGRGGFGIVYRAVRVADELPVAVKFIDRRTVREWGKINDEQVPMEICMLAKCSKIRGVIRLIDWYSIPEGYLIVMERPYPCVDMFDFIKGQQKLDEEMARFLFRQIAQTLHECSQKRVLHRDLKDENVVIDLVTGDTKLIDFGAATVLKKSHYTDFQGTRLYCPPEWFLHSLYLGKEAAVWSLGVLLYNSLNGRLPFKNEKDICTAHLLGPLPFYTSVSAEAKDLIACCLAFDPFSRCSLEEILKHPWVTKSTGDWLTLSAAAGKNLQDKPKEDERDHSEELEEIVEEAEKVENDDEEEREEENDDSVSSSSTEGESGVGSSASSSTAKTHHPDVQPVPPARFSKTSLLAAPSSDEIKAVVHASKTKSVYHGTGNVLRPTRRRAPPPNSAVLTALRRAMSRDRQIRA, encoded by the exons ATGACGTTACCTGTATTTGCGAAGAAGGTGAAGAAATTGGCATCGTTCCAATTGTTCAACCTCAAACTGTTGCTTAATGGAGAATCAA GTCGTGGAttcaacaaattcaaaaagcACTATAAACTCAAAGGTGAACTTGGTCGTGGCGGTTTCGGTATCGTCTATCGAGCGGTACGCGTTGCGGACGAGTTACCCGTTGCCGTGAAGTTCATCGATCGACGAACTGTACGAGAATGGGGCAAG ATCAACGACGAACAGGTCCCTATGGAGATTTGTATGCTCGCGAAATGCTCAAAAATTAGAG GAGTGATTCGTCTTATCGACTGGTACAGTATCCCCGAAGGATATCTGATCGTCATGGAACGTCCGTATCCGTGTGTGGACATGTTTGATTTCATTAAAGGACAACAAAAATTGGATGAAGAG ATGGCCCGGTTTCTGTTCCGACAAATCGCGCAAACGCTACACGAATGTTCGCAGAAACGTGTACTACATCGAGATTTAAAG GACGAAAATGTTGTGATCGATTTGGTGACCGGCGACACGAAGCTTATTGATTTTGGTGCCGCCACCGTGCTGAAAAAATCGCATTACACGGATTTCCAAG GCACTCGACTATATTGTCCACCGGAATGGTTCCTGCATTCGTTGTATCTCGGCAAAGAAGCGGCCGTATGGTCATTGGGTGTACTTTTGTACAATTCGTTGAATGGACGTCTaccgttcaaaaatgaaaaggatatTTGTACCGCTCATCTGTTGGGACCGTTACCGTTCTACACTTCTGTATCTGCTG AAGCGAAGGATTTGATCGCGTGTTGTTTGGCTTTTGATCCATTCTCACGATGCTCGTTGGAAGAAATCCTTAAACATCCATGGGTTACCAAATCAACCGGCGACTGGCTGACTCTAAGTGCAGCGGCCGGGAAGAATTTGCAGGATAAACCAAAAGAGGATGAACGAG ATCACAGTGAGGAGCTTGAGGAAATCGTGGAGGAAGCGGAGAAGGTGGAAAATGATGACGAAGAGGAAAGAGAGGAGGAGAATGACGATAGTGTTTCATCGTCATCTACAGAAGGCGAATCTGGTGTCGGCTCATCCGCTTCTTCATCAACAGCTAAAACG CATCATCCCGATGTGCAACCTGTGCCACCAGCACGTTTCTCGAAAACGTCGCTACTAGCCGCACCCTCATCGGATGAGATTAAAGCGGTTGTTCATGCGTCGAAGACGAAATCCGTCTACCATGGTACCGGTAACGTACTCCGACCGACACGAAGACGTGCGCCACCACCGAATTCCGCCGTGCTCACCGCGTTACGTCGTGCAATGAGCCGCGATCGACAAATACGTGCGTGA
- a CDS encoding hypothetical protein (NECATOR_CHRIII.G12841.T1): MTLPVFAKKVKKLASFQLFNLKLLLNGESSRGFNKFKKHYKLKGELGRGGFGIVYRAVRVADELPVAVKFIDRRTVREWGKINDEQVPMEICMLAKCSKIRGVIRLIDWYSIPEGYLIVMERPYPCVDMFDFIKGQQKLDEEMARFLFRQIAQTLHECSQKRVLHRDLKDENVVIDLVTGDTKLIDFGAATVLKKSHYTDFQGTRLYCPPEWFLHSLYLGKEAAVWSLGVLLYNSLNGRLPFKNEKDICTAHLLGPLPFYTSVSAEAKDLIACCLAFDPFSRCSLEEILKHPWVTKSTGDWLTLSAAAGKNLQDKPKEDERDHSEELEEIVEEAEKVENDDEEEREEENDDSVSSSSTEGESGVGSSASSSTAKTALQNVCGTVAMMDRHPLQSTRRFVKHHPDVQPVPPARFSKTSLLAAPSSDEIKAVVHASKTKSVYHGTGNVLRPTRRRAPPPNSAVLTALRRAMSRDRQIRA, from the exons ATGACGTTACCTGTATTTGCGAAGAAGGTGAAGAAATTGGCATCGTTCCAATTGTTCAACCTCAAACTGTTGCTTAATGGAGAATCAA GTCGTGGAttcaacaaattcaaaaagcACTATAAACTCAAAGGTGAACTTGGTCGTGGCGGTTTCGGTATCGTCTATCGAGCGGTACGCGTTGCGGACGAGTTACCCGTTGCCGTGAAGTTCATCGATCGACGAACTGTACGAGAATGGGGCAAG ATCAACGACGAACAGGTCCCTATGGAGATTTGTATGCTCGCGAAATGCTCAAAAATTAGAG GAGTGATTCGTCTTATCGACTGGTACAGTATCCCCGAAGGATATCTGATCGTCATGGAACGTCCGTATCCGTGTGTGGACATGTTTGATTTCATTAAAGGACAACAAAAATTGGATGAAGAG ATGGCCCGGTTTCTGTTCCGACAAATCGCGCAAACGCTACACGAATGTTCGCAGAAACGTGTACTACATCGAGATTTAAAG GACGAAAATGTTGTGATCGATTTGGTGACCGGCGACACGAAGCTTATTGATTTTGGTGCCGCCACCGTGCTGAAAAAATCGCATTACACGGATTTCCAAG GCACTCGACTATATTGTCCACCGGAATGGTTCCTGCATTCGTTGTATCTCGGCAAAGAAGCGGCCGTATGGTCATTGGGTGTACTTTTGTACAATTCGTTGAATGGACGTCTaccgttcaaaaatgaaaaggatatTTGTACCGCTCATCTGTTGGGACCGTTACCGTTCTACACTTCTGTATCTGCTG AAGCGAAGGATTTGATCGCGTGTTGTTTGGCTTTTGATCCATTCTCACGATGCTCGTTGGAAGAAATCCTTAAACATCCATGGGTTACCAAATCAACCGGCGACTGGCTGACTCTAAGTGCAGCGGCCGGGAAGAATTTGCAGGATAAACCAAAAGAGGATGAACGAG ATCACAGTGAGGAGCTTGAGGAAATCGTGGAGGAAGCGGAGAAGGTGGAAAATGATGACGAAGAGGAAAGAGAGGAGGAGAATGACGATAGTGTTTCATCGTCATCTACAGAAGGCGAATCTGGTGTCGGCTCATCCGCTTCTTCATCAACAGCTAAAACG GCGCTTCAAAATGTCTGCGGTACGGTAGCGATGATGGATCGCCATCCGTTGCAATCAACGCGGCGTTTTGTTAAG CATCATCCCGATGTGCAACCTGTGCCACCAGCACGTTTCTCGAAAACGTCGCTACTAGCCGCACCCTCATCGGATGAGATTAAAGCGGTTGTTCATGCGTCGAAGACGAAATCCGTCTACCATGGTACCGGTAACGTACTCCGACCGACACGAAGACGTGCGCCACCACCGAATTCCGCCGTGCTCACCGCGTTACGTCGTGCAATGAGCCGCGATCGACAAATACGTGCGTGA